The proteins below come from a single Rhizobium tropici CIAT 899 genomic window:
- the mobA gene encoding molybdenum cofactor guanylyltransferase MobA, producing MSDFIANPKDIPVVLLAGGRSSRMGANKAFAMLAGESLIARIASKIGQRQLKPIALNADADWPDAMGMRLIPDRIPGKLGPLAGVLAALQDAQLHHPEASHIATIPIDTPFFPSDLVARLAHVIHGPDEIAIAASLGQDHPVFGLWPVSATADLELWISSDDKRRVRDFLARHKVRRVELPAIETAIGPLDPFFNINTPADLAEAETWLAALEDMS from the coding sequence ATGTCCGACTTCATCGCCAATCCCAAAGATATTCCCGTCGTTCTTCTCGCGGGAGGCCGTTCCAGCCGGATGGGCGCCAACAAGGCTTTTGCGATGCTCGCCGGCGAAAGCTTGATCGCTCGTATCGCGTCGAAGATCGGGCAACGGCAGCTCAAACCGATCGCACTGAATGCGGATGCCGATTGGCCTGACGCCATGGGGATGCGGCTCATTCCGGATAGAATTCCCGGTAAATTAGGGCCGCTTGCAGGTGTGCTCGCTGCTTTGCAGGACGCGCAATTGCATCACCCCGAGGCCTCGCACATCGCCACCATCCCCATCGACACCCCGTTCTTTCCTTCCGATCTCGTCGCGCGCCTTGCCCACGTCATTCACGGCCCCGATGAGATTGCCATTGCCGCATCACTCGGTCAGGATCATCCTGTTTTCGGTCTCTGGCCCGTCTCCGCCACCGCCGATCTGGAACTATGGATCTCCTCCGACGACAAACGGCGCGTCAGGGATTTCCTCGCTCGACATAAGGTGCGGCGGGTGGAGCTTCCCGCGATCGAAACGGCAATCGGGCCTCTCGATCCCTTCTTTAACATCAATACGCCAGCCGATCTCGCCGAAGCGGAGACATGGCTGGCAGCTTTGGAAGACATGTCATGA
- the mobB gene encoding molybdopterin-guanine dinucleotide biosynthesis protein B produces the protein MTKSRPKIFGIAGWKNSGKTGLAVRLVAEFTQRGYRISTIKHAHHDFDIDKVGADSFRHREAGAHEVTIVSGTRYAIMHELRGTPEPSFEEILARLAPCDLVLIEGYKREPIPKIEARRLEAAKREPLAPQDPHIVAIAADHAVEDAGPLTVFDLNDTLAIADFIAAKVGLGKPTNRKAAGFPAAPAIKL, from the coding sequence ATGACGAAATCTCGGCCCAAAATCTTCGGCATTGCCGGCTGGAAGAATTCCGGCAAGACGGGGCTCGCGGTGAGGCTGGTCGCGGAGTTCACCCAGCGCGGTTATCGCATCTCGACCATCAAGCATGCGCATCATGATTTCGATATAGACAAGGTAGGCGCCGACAGCTTTCGACATCGCGAGGCGGGCGCGCATGAGGTCACCATCGTTTCAGGCACGCGCTATGCCATCATGCACGAATTGCGCGGCACCCCCGAACCGAGCTTCGAAGAAATACTGGCGCGTCTCGCTCCCTGCGACCTCGTCTTGATCGAGGGTTACAAGCGTGAACCCATCCCGAAAATCGAGGCGCGCCGGCTGGAGGCGGCTAAGCGCGAACCGCTAGCCCCACAGGACCCTCACATCGTTGCCATCGCCGCCGACCATGCGGTGGAAGACGCCGGTCCGCTCACTGTTTTCGACCTCAACGACACTCTCGCCATCGCCGATTTCATCGCCGCGAAAGTCGGCCTTGGCAAACCGACGAATAGAAAGGCCGCCGGTTTCCCAGCGGCCCCTGCTATCAAGCTGTAA
- the moaA gene encoding GTP 3',8-cyclase MoaA produces MNSIVGTIGGASPLAADKSPMIDPFGRAVTYLRVSVTDRCDFRCTYCMAEHMTFLPKKDLLTLEELDRLCSAFIAKGVRKIRLTGGEPLVRKNIMFLVRKLGESVKNGALDELTLTTNGSQLARHAEELYDSGVRRINVSLDTLDPDKFRTITRWGDFSKVMEGIDAAQKAGLKIKLNAVALKGFNDTEIPDLLRLAHGRRMDLTVIETMPMGEIDEDRTDQYLPLSQLRADLEREFTLTDIPYQTGGPARYVQVAETGGRLGFITPMTHNFCESCNRVRLTCTGTLYMCLGQNDAADLRTALRASEDDALLHAAIDEAITRKPKGHDFIIDRTHNRPAVGRHMSVTGG; encoded by the coding sequence GTGAATAGCATTGTCGGTACGATAGGCGGCGCCTCGCCGCTGGCAGCGGATAAAAGCCCGATGATTGACCCTTTCGGGCGCGCGGTGACCTATTTGCGCGTTTCCGTCACCGACCGTTGCGATTTCCGCTGTACCTACTGCATGGCCGAGCACATGACCTTCCTGCCGAAGAAGGATCTGCTGACGCTCGAAGAGCTCGACCGGCTCTGTTCCGCCTTCATCGCCAAGGGCGTGCGCAAGATCAGGCTCACCGGCGGCGAACCTCTGGTGCGCAAGAACATCATGTTTCTGGTCCGCAAGCTCGGTGAGAGCGTGAAAAATGGCGCGCTCGACGAATTGACCCTGACGACAAACGGCTCACAGCTCGCCCGGCATGCCGAAGAGCTTTACGATAGCGGCGTCCGGCGCATCAACGTGTCGCTCGATACACTGGATCCCGATAAATTCCGTACGATCACCCGCTGGGGAGATTTCTCCAAGGTGATGGAAGGCATCGACGCGGCGCAGAAGGCCGGCTTGAAGATCAAGCTCAATGCCGTCGCGCTCAAAGGCTTCAACGATACCGAAATTCCCGACCTGCTACGGCTCGCGCATGGCCGCCGCATGGACCTGACCGTCATCGAGACCATGCCCATGGGCGAGATCGACGAGGATCGCACCGACCAGTATCTCCCGCTCTCCCAGTTGCGCGCCGATCTCGAGCGTGAGTTCACGCTGACGGACATTCCCTACCAGACGGGCGGCCCTGCCCGTTACGTCCAAGTCGCCGAAACCGGCGGGCGCCTCGGCTTCATCACGCCCATGACCCATAATTTCTGCGAGAGCTGCAATCGCGTAAGGCTCACCTGCACGGGCACGCTCTATATGTGCCTCGGGCAAAACGACGCGGCCGACCTGCGCACGGCGTTGCGCGCAAGCGAGGATGACGCCCTGCTCCATGCAGCGATAGACGAAGCCATCACCCGCAAGCCGAAAGGTCATGATTTCATCATCGACCGCACGCACAACCGTCCGGCAGTCGGTCGCCACATGAGCGTCACCGGCGGCTAA
- a CDS encoding lysine/arginine/ornithine ABC transporter substrate-binding protein yields MRISTRLIAAASFAAMSLVAGAALADGDTIVFGTDATYPPFESLDAGGKFTGFDIDITNALCDHMKVKCTFVNQDFDGIIPALQAKKFDAIISSMSITPEREKIVDFTNKIYNTPPAIAIPKDSTLKEATDEALKGKTIGAQSSTTHANYASAHLKDAELKLYPSADEYKLDLSNGRIDAAIDDVVVLSEWVKSDAGNCCKMLGTLKSDPVINGVGAGIAIRKGDAALKDKLNAAIAAIRADGTYKKIQDKYFDFDVYGD; encoded by the coding sequence ATGCGCATCTCCACTCGTCTTATTGCCGCCGCGTCCTTCGCCGCAATGTCGCTCGTCGCCGGTGCGGCGCTTGCCGACGGCGACACGATCGTCTTCGGCACGGACGCGACCTACCCGCCTTTCGAATCGCTTGACGCCGGCGGCAAGTTCACCGGCTTCGATATCGATATAACCAATGCGCTTTGCGATCACATGAAGGTCAAGTGCACCTTCGTAAACCAGGATTTCGACGGCATCATTCCCGCCCTGCAGGCCAAGAAGTTCGACGCGATCATCTCGTCCATGTCGATCACGCCCGAGCGCGAGAAGATCGTCGACTTCACCAACAAGATTTACAATACGCCGCCGGCAATCGCCATTCCGAAGGACTCCACTCTCAAGGAAGCGACCGACGAAGCCCTGAAGGGCAAGACGATCGGCGCACAGTCATCCACGACGCATGCCAACTATGCGTCCGCCCACCTGAAGGATGCCGAGCTCAAGCTCTATCCGTCGGCTGACGAATACAAGCTCGACCTCAGCAACGGTCGTATCGATGCCGCCATCGACGACGTCGTCGTGCTGTCCGAATGGGTGAAGTCCGATGCGGGCAATTGCTGCAAGATGCTCGGCACGCTGAAAAGCGACCCGGTCATCAATGGCGTCGGTGCAGGCATCGCCATCCGCAAGGGCGATGCGGCCCTCAAGGATAAGCTGAACGCCGCGATCGCTGCGATCCGCGCTGATGGCACCTACAAGAAGATCCAGGACAAGTATTTCGATTTCGACGTCTACGGCGATTGA
- a CDS encoding gamma-butyrobetaine hydroxylase-like domain-containing protein, whose protein sequence is MSDVWPTELRVSKDRRHLLVTFDNGASFDLPAEMLRVLSPSAEVQGHGPGQKVTMPGKRNVGIMSMTPTGNYAVRIGFDDMHDTGIFTWSYLRELGEKGQELFAAYEAELKEKGLSRDPVGKPH, encoded by the coding sequence ATGAGTGACGTTTGGCCGACCGAATTGCGGGTCTCGAAGGATCGCCGTCACCTGTTGGTGACGTTCGACAACGGCGCGAGCTTCGACTTGCCGGCGGAGATGCTGCGGGTGCTGTCTCCCTCCGCGGAGGTCCAGGGACATGGACCGGGACAGAAGGTTACCATGCCGGGCAAGCGCAACGTCGGCATCATGTCGATGACGCCGACCGGCAACTATGCCGTTCGCATCGGCTTCGACGACATGCACGATACCGGCATTTTCACATGGTCCTATCTGCGCGAGCTCGGAGAAAAGGGCCAGGAGCTTTTCGCGGCCTATGAGGCTGAGCTGAAGGAAAAGGGTCTGAGCCGCGACCCGGTTGGAAAGCCGCACTAG
- a CDS encoding DMT family transporter — protein sequence MRLTKNTQGALFMAASMAGFSCSDALSKTVIATMNAGEIIFIRGLFTSFFVYLLARRMGALRNWRVILQPMIALRIACEALAAATYITALGMMPIANASAIQQAVPLAVTLGAMIFLKEPVGWRRWTAIAVGFVGVLIIIRPGRDGFTTSALLAIACMFATAARDLATRCIDKDVPSLMVTLCTAISISIFGALCIIPFGGWQPASTTSLLQILLASVLVLIGYQGVILAMRTGEISFVAPFRYLSLIWSALLGLIAFGEVPDGWSVFGAAVVIASGIYTFYRESRRRAAEPVAQESEPRVPA from the coding sequence ATGCGACTGACCAAGAATACGCAGGGCGCGCTCTTCATGGCGGCCTCCATGGCCGGCTTCTCCTGTAGCGATGCGTTGTCCAAGACGGTCATCGCAACGATGAATGCAGGCGAGATCATCTTCATCCGCGGCTTGTTCACGAGTTTTTTTGTGTATCTGCTTGCCCGTCGAATGGGCGCCCTGCGCAATTGGCGTGTCATCCTGCAGCCGATGATTGCGCTACGCATCGCCTGCGAAGCTCTGGCGGCGGCAACCTACATCACTGCTCTTGGAATGATGCCCATCGCCAATGCCTCCGCCATCCAGCAGGCTGTTCCGCTTGCCGTGACGCTTGGCGCGATGATTTTCCTGAAGGAGCCAGTGGGATGGAGGCGATGGACGGCCATTGCCGTCGGCTTCGTCGGCGTGCTGATCATCATCAGGCCCGGCCGTGACGGGTTCACGACGTCAGCCCTCCTTGCTATCGCCTGCATGTTTGCGACCGCCGCCCGCGATCTGGCGACACGCTGCATAGACAAGGACGTGCCGTCGCTGATGGTCACGCTCTGCACCGCAATTTCCATATCCATATTCGGAGCATTGTGCATCATCCCCTTCGGCGGCTGGCAGCCGGCGAGCACGACGTCGCTCCTGCAGATCCTGCTGGCCTCCGTTCTGGTGCTGATCGGCTACCAGGGCGTCATATTGGCCATGCGCACGGGCGAAATCTCTTTCGTCGCGCCGTTCCGCTATCTCAGTCTCATCTGGTCAGCTCTGCTCGGATTGATCGCCTTTGGCGAAGTGCCGGACGGATGGTCTGTCTTCGGCGCAGCCGTTGTCATCGCCTCCGGCATCTATACTTTCTATCGCGAAAGCAGACGGCGGGCGGCCGAGCCTGTCGCGCAGGAATCAGAACCCCGCGTTCCCGCCTGA
- a CDS encoding MBL fold metallo-hydrolase: MQLELIRNATLKVTYGGHILLIDPYFAPRHSLPSFTGRSPNPMTELPRSIDDILQDVELVIVSHLHTDHFDAVAKERVPKTLPILCQPGDEGRIRDAGFTNVTPLTQSVVWQGVTITPRQGSHGVGPVVEKMGPVIGLTLEAVGEPTVYWAGDTVLYPPVAETIREFSPDIIVTHSCGARWDGDLIVMDDKQTLEVSRLAPQATIVATHMEALDHATVTRQDLRQTAEAGGLDSSRLLIPADGEALHLGR; encoded by the coding sequence ATGCAGCTTGAGCTTATTCGCAATGCGACGCTGAAGGTCACCTATGGCGGCCATATTCTGTTGATCGACCCTTATTTTGCACCGCGCCACAGTCTCCCGTCCTTCACCGGCCGCTCTCCCAATCCGATGACGGAACTGCCGCGTTCGATCGACGACATTCTCCAGGACGTCGAGCTGGTGATCGTATCGCATCTCCATACCGATCATTTCGATGCCGTGGCGAAGGAGCGCGTGCCGAAAACACTGCCGATCCTTTGCCAACCCGGTGACGAAGGACGTATCCGCGACGCGGGGTTCACAAACGTCACGCCGCTCACGCAATCGGTCGTTTGGCAAGGCGTGACAATCACGCCGCGGCAAGGCAGCCACGGCGTTGGGCCAGTGGTGGAAAAAATGGGGCCGGTCATCGGCCTCACGCTGGAAGCTGTCGGCGAACCCACCGTCTATTGGGCTGGCGATACCGTGCTTTACCCTCCGGTCGCCGAAACGATCCGTGAATTCTCCCCCGATATCATCGTCACCCATTCCTGCGGCGCCCGTTGGGATGGCGATCTGATCGTCATGGACGACAAACAGACGCTCGAAGTCAGCCGCCTCGCCCCGCAAGCGACTATCGTCGCAACTCATATGGAAGCGCTCGATCACGCGACCGTCACGCGCCAGGATCTTCGCCAAACCGCAGAGGCAGGCGGTCTCGATTCCTCGCGGCTGCTCATTCCCGCCGATGGCGAGGCGCTCCATCTCGGCCGGTAA
- a CDS encoding OmpA family protein: MGKRSRLFASAAFPLLSLSLAFEPAAAAALQEQPIAPLNNGIGDAPAPAADTSFEVAQQEAPAAQPDEEQLKHKKPAEGGEGQKHQGGGEQQQHQMKQAEPEGEPQPKPQKQQQPEAQPPKAEHQQPAEQEQPKPQKQQPAAEAPPEPKKQRQQPAEEPQAQPEAKPQPKAVAPEAEPEAPQPKPKAKQPEAKQPVEQEQPKPQKQQPTEAPQPKVEQQPATEAQPEAKPEPKAKHGSKAQQPAPAETQAPAAGGQPNQEAQPGKQAQPEQKAQPKPQGQTEAPAKQPAEQQPAPAGEPAQGHKAQPGTQPQTQAQPEMQPGAPATPGTAQGQKQGGDKTHGTQPQNQQQGEQPAANPQQPAQQGTPQGQPTQAGNPATPQLGKQQPANGAATPAQAGATAPAANGNGQQAGEIQLPPAEQVSPQELERRKKIAENPASANGPVILPVENGSAVLDSQKDAVRRGEHLNNGQNPAAPGTKGGRGQAGQAPQSGQAQTAPAQQPPPAYTKPPTSDAEAQRAAAGGQPQPPVKMEAVTSEQGRRIDRRPDFAPPQGTTYQTIINQDNRTVVNVDNTYVVRHDDTERFVRGGERPVYEQLQRDRYRETIDQPDGDRVVTIRNRYGDIVQRSRIDASGREYVLFYSPELEDRPDNDDYYRDPGEDLPPMRLLIPLSQYIIDTASNRNADYYDFLREPPVEPVERIYSVNEVRYSARIRDKIRRIDLDTITFATGSAEIPMSQASTLRGVADGMLKIIKRDPTETFLIEGHTDAVGSAQSNLILSDQRAESVANVLTDVYGIPAENLVTQGYGEQYLKVNTLGPSQENRRVTIRRITPLVRPVASNR; encoded by the coding sequence ATGGGAAAGCGATCCAGATTATTTGCCAGCGCCGCGTTTCCGCTGCTTTCGCTGTCGCTCGCCTTCGAGCCGGCAGCAGCTGCGGCCCTGCAAGAGCAGCCAATCGCACCGCTGAACAACGGCATCGGCGATGCCCCCGCCCCCGCCGCAGACACAAGTTTCGAGGTGGCGCAGCAGGAGGCGCCGGCAGCTCAGCCCGATGAAGAGCAGCTTAAGCACAAGAAGCCTGCCGAAGGCGGGGAAGGTCAGAAGCATCAGGGTGGTGGCGAGCAGCAGCAGCACCAGATGAAGCAGGCTGAGCCCGAGGGCGAGCCGCAGCCAAAGCCGCAGAAGCAGCAACAGCCCGAAGCACAGCCGCCGAAGGCCGAGCATCAGCAGCCCGCGGAGCAGGAGCAGCCGAAGCCGCAGAAGCAGCAGCCGGCCGCAGAGGCGCCGCCTGAGCCTAAAAAGCAGCGCCAGCAGCCGGCCGAGGAGCCTCAGGCACAGCCCGAAGCCAAGCCGCAGCCGAAGGCCGTCGCCCCCGAGGCGGAGCCGGAAGCGCCACAGCCGAAGCCGAAGGCGAAGCAGCCCGAAGCCAAGCAGCCTGTAGAGCAAGAGCAACCGAAGCCGCAAAAGCAGCAGCCGACCGAAGCGCCGCAGCCGAAGGTGGAACAGCAGCCTGCAACGGAAGCGCAGCCGGAGGCCAAGCCCGAGCCGAAGGCCAAGCATGGTTCGAAGGCGCAGCAGCCGGCGCCGGCCGAGACGCAGGCTCCCGCCGCGGGCGGACAGCCGAATCAGGAGGCCCAGCCTGGAAAGCAGGCACAGCCCGAACAGAAGGCTCAACCCAAGCCGCAAGGTCAGACCGAGGCTCCGGCGAAGCAGCCTGCCGAGCAGCAGCCGGCACCGGCCGGCGAACCTGCCCAGGGACATAAGGCACAGCCGGGAACGCAGCCTCAGACGCAGGCACAGCCCGAAATGCAGCCCGGAGCGCCTGCGACGCCTGGTACTGCGCAGGGGCAGAAGCAGGGTGGGGACAAGACCCACGGCACACAGCCGCAGAACCAGCAGCAGGGCGAGCAGCCCGCGGCCAATCCGCAGCAGCCGGCCCAGCAGGGCACGCCGCAAGGACAGCCAACACAGGCTGGCAACCCGGCAACGCCGCAGCTTGGCAAGCAGCAGCCGGCCAATGGCGCAGCAACGCCGGCTCAAGCTGGTGCAACGGCTCCCGCCGCCAACGGCAATGGCCAGCAGGCTGGCGAAATCCAGCTGCCTCCGGCCGAGCAGGTCTCGCCGCAGGAACTGGAGCGCCGTAAGAAGATCGCGGAGAATCCAGCCTCCGCCAATGGTCCCGTCATCCTGCCCGTCGAAAACGGAAGTGCGGTTCTGGACAGCCAGAAGGATGCGGTTCGTCGTGGCGAGCATCTGAACAACGGGCAAAATCCCGCGGCCCCAGGCACCAAGGGTGGTCGTGGACAGGCCGGTCAGGCTCCGCAGAGCGGGCAGGCCCAGACCGCCCCGGCCCAGCAGCCGCCACCGGCTTACACCAAGCCGCCGACCTCCGATGCTGAGGCCCAGCGCGCGGCAGCCGGCGGCCAGCCGCAACCTCCGGTCAAGATGGAAGCCGTAACCAGCGAGCAGGGCCGCCGGATCGATCGCCGACCGGATTTTGCCCCGCCGCAGGGTACGACGTACCAGACCATCATCAATCAGGACAATCGCACGGTCGTGAATGTCGACAACACCTATGTCGTCCGTCATGACGATACCGAGCGCTTCGTCCGTGGCGGCGAGCGGCCGGTCTATGAACAACTGCAGCGGGACCGCTATCGCGAGACGATCGATCAGCCCGACGGCGATCGCGTCGTGACGATCCGCAATCGCTATGGCGACATCGTCCAGCGTTCGCGTATCGATGCAAGCGGTCGCGAATATGTGCTGTTCTACTCGCCGGAACTGGAAGATCGTCCAGACAATGACGACTACTACCGCGATCCGGGTGAAGATCTGCCGCCGATGCGACTGCTCATTCCGTTGAGCCAGTACATCATCGACACGGCATCGAACCGCAATGCCGACTATTACGACTTCCTGCGCGAGCCGCCGGTCGAGCCGGTCGAGCGTATCTATTCGGTCAACGAAGTCCGTTATTCGGCTCGTATCCGCGACAAGATCCGCCGTATCGACCTCGACACGATCACCTTCGCGACGGGCAGCGCCGAAATTCCGATGTCGCAGGCGAGCACCCTTCGCGGTGTCGCCGATGGCATGTTGAAGATCATCAAGCGCGATCCGACAGAAACCTTCCTGATCGAGGGCCATACGGATGCGGTGGGTTCGGCCCAGAGCAATCTGATCCTGTCGGACCAACGCGCGGAATCGGTCGCCAACGTGCTGACGGATGTCTACGGCATTCCTGCCGAAAACCTGGTCACCCAGGGCTACGGCGAGCAGTATCTCAAGGTGAATACGCTCGGCCCGTCACAGGAAAACCGCCGCGTCACCATTCGCCGCATTACACCGCTGGTGCGCCCGGTCGCATCGAACCGATAA
- a CDS encoding methyl-accepting chemotaxis protein produces the protein MFFIDRLLQGRRIVTKVLIFVVPLVVLIAGVGLVGYHTANILNGHMTVTRATIENISDFENLQAALQEFTGSPSDDTRQTLAAKIDAQEQGVRRLSGLLSDDQRAKIIPVTELAARMRTQEATLWSIRQKQDSDVEAIRKAVQNIEATAKAAGKQIDIIRKDFSDKETFAKELLYDAAAYKGLSEKMSNLRIQVQMAADSTEEISDTRTYADAILKQVTVSKALVSKRGASLVANASDAADKLDAVLKSSGTPDQKVEAMGPILQSFVKIEGEMTLQSAKNSDTAADRFVSLDKIIDGQKELLDHVDQALSLVDRLTLHASRMENVRDAASREPVLADLKDLQSIAARISELGPTNATMRDFAAHMKPLIEGLTNGSADLLQTAADWKTTRVQSNTLLADAMTSLRGFVAQAQELGKEDSERSANVSVIAMIVGTLLAIIGGLMLVETLRGPLKRVADVMTRLASGDLEVAIDGRNRGDEIGDMVRSVSVFRDAALENVRLEREAESARALSAEEAARRAAERARIEAEQKQALNALADVLAKLADGNLEEGMREDLSADFVEMAFTYNHAVEALRETLTDVRYTAEEIKGGTGNLAMSADDLARRTEQQAAALEESSRALHRLSDVVRSTADRARQTATSVNETQAYATQSGEVVAKAVGAMSEINRSSEKIATIIGVIDEIAFQTNLLALNAGVEAARAGEAGRGFAVVAQEVRELAQRCANAAKEIKGLISASSTQVRNGVHLVEQTGAALTEIINHVTGVQRLVADISSATTEQSTGIEEVTRAVSEVELITQRNAAMVEENNAEIHGLRQRVDMLSEKIDRFRTGDGEAEHASYGNADARYCAA, from the coding sequence ATGTTTTTCATTGATCGTCTTTTGCAAGGCCGCAGGATTGTCACCAAAGTCCTTATTTTCGTGGTGCCTCTGGTGGTTCTGATCGCCGGCGTCGGCCTGGTGGGCTATCACACGGCCAATATTCTGAACGGCCATATGACCGTGACGCGCGCCACGATCGAAAATATCAGCGATTTCGAAAACCTGCAGGCCGCGCTGCAGGAATTCACGGGGTCCCCTTCCGATGACACGCGCCAGACATTGGCCGCTAAGATCGACGCGCAGGAACAGGGCGTCCGTCGCTTAAGTGGGCTGCTCAGTGACGATCAGCGCGCCAAGATCATTCCGGTCACCGAGCTTGCCGCCAGGATGCGCACGCAGGAAGCGACGCTCTGGTCTATCAGACAGAAGCAGGACAGCGACGTCGAAGCCATCCGGAAGGCGGTACAAAATATCGAGGCGACCGCCAAGGCCGCCGGTAAGCAGATCGACATCATCCGCAAGGATTTCAGCGACAAGGAAACCTTCGCCAAGGAACTGCTCTACGATGCTGCGGCCTATAAGGGCCTCTCGGAGAAGATGAGTAATCTGCGCATCCAGGTGCAGATGGCGGCCGATTCCACCGAGGAGATTTCGGACACGCGCACCTATGCGGACGCTATCCTGAAGCAGGTGACTGTTTCCAAGGCACTCGTTTCCAAGCGCGGCGCCAGCCTCGTCGCAAATGCCTCCGATGCGGCCGACAAGCTCGATGCGGTATTGAAGAGCTCAGGCACGCCAGACCAGAAGGTCGAGGCCATGGGGCCGATCCTGCAGAGCTTTGTGAAGATCGAAGGCGAGATGACCCTGCAGTCGGCCAAGAACAGCGATACCGCCGCCGATCGTTTCGTCAGCCTGGACAAGATCATCGATGGCCAAAAGGAGCTTCTGGATCATGTCGATCAGGCGCTTAGTCTCGTCGATCGCCTGACGTTGCATGCCTCGCGCATGGAAAACGTTCGCGATGCAGCCTCACGCGAACCGGTTCTTGCGGATCTCAAGGATCTGCAGAGCATAGCTGCAAGGATTTCGGAGCTCGGCCCGACCAACGCCACCATGCGTGATTTTGCGGCTCACATGAAGCCGCTGATCGAGGGCTTGACCAACGGATCGGCCGATCTGCTGCAGACGGCAGCCGACTGGAAGACGACGCGTGTTCAGTCCAACACCTTGCTGGCCGATGCGATGACCTCTCTGCGCGGCTTCGTTGCCCAGGCGCAGGAACTCGGCAAGGAAGATAGCGAGCGCTCGGCCAATGTCTCCGTCATCGCCATGATCGTCGGCACGCTGCTTGCCATCATCGGCGGTCTCATGCTCGTGGAAACTCTGCGCGGTCCGCTGAAGCGCGTTGCCGACGTGATGACGCGCCTTGCAAGCGGTGACCTGGAAGTCGCGATCGACGGCCGCAATCGCGGCGATGAGATCGGCGACATGGTACGCTCCGTCAGCGTCTTCCGCGATGCCGCGCTTGAAAATGTCCGGCTGGAGCGGGAAGCCGAAAGCGCCCGTGCGCTCTCTGCGGAAGAGGCTGCCCGTCGCGCCGCCGAGCGCGCCCGCATCGAAGCCGAGCAGAAGCAGGCACTCAATGCGCTGGCCGACGTTCTCGCCAAGCTTGCCGACGGCAATCTGGAAGAGGGCATGCGCGAGGACCTTTCGGCTGACTTCGTGGAAATGGCCTTCACCTACAATCACGCGGTCGAGGCGCTGCGTGAGACCCTGACGGACGTCCGCTACACGGCCGAGGAGATCAAGGGCGGCACCGGCAATCTTGCCATGTCGGCCGACGACCTCGCTCGGCGCACCGAGCAGCAGGCTGCCGCCCTCGAGGAAAGCTCGCGGGCACTGCATCGCCTCAGCGACGTCGTGCGCTCGACCGCCGATCGCGCACGGCAAACGGCGACCTCCGTCAACGAGACGCAGGCCTATGCGACCCAATCGGGCGAAGTCGTCGCCAAAGCTGTGGGCGCCATGAGCGAGATCAACCGTTCGTCGGAGAAGATCGCGACGATCATCGGGGTCATCGACGAGATCGCCTTCCAGACCAACCTCCTTGCTCTGAATGCCGGTGTCGAGGCAGCCCGTGCCGGTGAAGCCGGCCGCGGCTTTGCTGTTGTCGCTCAGGAGGTGCGTGAACTTGCGCAACGCTGTGCCAATGCGGCGAAGGAGATCAAGGGCTTGATTTCCGCAAGCTCCACTCAGGTGCGGAACGGCGTTCATCTGGTCGAGCAGACCGGCGCGGCGCTTACCGAGATCATCAACCATGTCACCGGCGTCCAGAGGCTCGTTGCCGACATTTCCTCTGCGACGACAGAGCAATCGACCGGTATCGAGGAAGTCACCCGCGCGGTTTCCGAAGTCGAGCTGATCACGCAGCGGAACGCGGCGATGGTCGAGGAGAACAATGCGGAGATCCACGGCCTGCGCCAGCGCGTGGATATGCTTTCGGAAAAGATCGATCGCTTCCGCACCGGCGATGGCGAGGCGGAACATGCGAGCTATGGCAATGCGGATGCACGTTACTGCGCTGCGTAA